The following coding sequences lie in one Streptomyces sp. NBC_00510 genomic window:
- the yicI gene encoding alpha-xylosidase: protein MKFTDGFWMMRPGVTAKYATSVADASVADDRIVLHAPVKPVRQRGDTLNSPLLTVECWSPAEGVIGVRTTHHAGKARRGPEFGLAGAGDGGTGKTARDGSVLELTSGGLTLRVDTSAPWRLDFTAGGRVLTSAGARGTGFVTDADDRHFMVAQLSLGVGELVYGLGERFTPFVKNGQTVDIWQADGGTISEQAYKNVPFHLTNRGYGVFVNHPGKVSYEVGSEVVDQVQFSVEDQSLEYFVVQGSTPKEILARYTALTGRPALPPAWSFGLWLSTSFTTSYDEATVSHFVQGMADRGIPLSVFHFDCFWMREYQWSDFTWDAEVFPDPEGMLARLKERGLRVSAWINPYIAQKSALFAEGMREGFLVTRPNGDVWQWDLWQPGMALVDFTNPAARAWYAEKLRALVRQGVDVFKTDFGERIPVDVVWHDGSDPERMHNYYAQLYNQVVFDLLREERGEGEAVLFARSATAGGQQFPVHWGGDCESTFTAMADSLRGGLSLGLSGFGFWSHDIGGFEGTPDPAVFKRWVQFGLLSSHSRLHGSRSYRVPWEFGDEAVTVTRDFTRLKNRLMPYLYRAALQARDQGTPMMRAMVLEFPDDPACHHLDRQYMLGDDVLVAPVLSADGEVEYYVPAGTWTHLLTGERVEGPGWRRETHGFDTLPLLARPGSVVPFGAFEEGPEYDWADGVTLRVHAPADGGETITTVLAPDGTAAAVFRVSRTGDTVTVEARGERPPATPWNVLLVGADDTDGAEGATSAERTGLGVLLTCAAGTGRVTARWS from the coding sequence GTGAAGTTCACCGACGGCTTCTGGATGATGCGCCCGGGCGTCACGGCGAAGTACGCGACCTCCGTCGCCGACGCCTCGGTCGCGGACGACCGGATCGTCCTCCACGCGCCGGTGAAGCCGGTGCGGCAGCGCGGCGACACGCTCAACAGCCCGCTGCTGACGGTCGAGTGCTGGTCCCCCGCCGAGGGCGTGATCGGCGTGCGCACCACCCACCACGCCGGGAAGGCCCGCCGCGGCCCGGAGTTCGGCCTGGCCGGCGCCGGGGACGGCGGCACGGGGAAGACCGCCCGCGACGGCTCGGTGCTCGAGCTGACCTCGGGCGGACTGACGCTGCGCGTCGACACCTCCGCCCCGTGGCGGCTGGACTTCACCGCGGGCGGCCGCGTCCTCACCTCGGCCGGCGCCCGCGGCACGGGCTTCGTCACCGACGCGGACGACCGGCACTTCATGGTGGCCCAGCTGTCGCTCGGGGTCGGCGAGCTGGTGTACGGCCTGGGTGAGCGCTTCACCCCGTTCGTGAAGAACGGCCAGACCGTGGACATCTGGCAGGCGGACGGCGGCACGATCAGCGAGCAGGCGTACAAGAACGTCCCGTTCCACCTCACCAACCGCGGCTACGGCGTCTTCGTCAACCACCCCGGCAAGGTCTCGTACGAGGTCGGCTCCGAGGTGGTCGACCAGGTGCAGTTCAGCGTCGAGGACCAGTCGCTGGAGTACTTCGTCGTCCAGGGGTCAACCCCGAAGGAGATCCTGGCCCGCTACACGGCCCTCACCGGCCGCCCCGCGCTGCCGCCGGCCTGGTCGTTCGGCCTGTGGCTGTCGACCTCCTTCACCACCTCCTACGACGAGGCGACCGTCAGCCACTTCGTGCAGGGGATGGCGGACCGCGGGATCCCGCTGAGCGTCTTCCACTTCGACTGCTTCTGGATGCGCGAGTACCAGTGGAGCGACTTCACCTGGGACGCGGAGGTCTTCCCCGACCCCGAGGGCATGCTCGCCCGTCTCAAGGAGCGCGGGCTGCGCGTCTCCGCCTGGATCAACCCGTACATCGCGCAGAAGTCCGCGCTCTTCGCGGAGGGCATGCGGGAGGGCTTCCTCGTCACGCGGCCGAACGGCGACGTGTGGCAGTGGGACCTGTGGCAGCCGGGGATGGCGCTGGTCGACTTCACCAACCCCGCGGCCCGCGCCTGGTACGCGGAGAAGCTGCGCGCGCTGGTGCGGCAGGGCGTCGACGTCTTCAAGACCGACTTCGGCGAGCGCATCCCGGTCGACGTGGTGTGGCACGACGGCTCCGACCCGGAGCGCATGCACAACTACTACGCGCAGCTGTACAACCAGGTCGTCTTCGACCTGCTGCGCGAGGAGCGCGGCGAGGGCGAGGCGGTGCTCTTCGCCCGCTCGGCGACCGCGGGCGGGCAGCAGTTCCCGGTGCACTGGGGCGGCGACTGCGAGTCGACGTTCACGGCGATGGCGGACAGCCTGCGCGGCGGTCTGTCGCTCGGCCTGTCGGGCTTCGGCTTCTGGAGCCACGACATCGGCGGCTTCGAGGGGACGCCGGACCCGGCGGTGTTCAAGCGCTGGGTGCAGTTCGGCCTGCTGTCCTCGCACAGCCGGCTGCACGGCAGCAGGTCCTACCGCGTGCCCTGGGAGTTCGGCGACGAGGCCGTCACCGTCACCCGCGACTTCACCCGGCTGAAGAACCGCCTCATGCCGTACCTGTACCGGGCCGCACTGCAGGCCCGTGACCAGGGCACCCCGATGATGCGGGCGATGGTGCTTGAGTTCCCCGACGACCCGGCCTGCCACCACCTCGACCGGCAGTACATGCTCGGCGACGACGTGCTGGTCGCTCCGGTCCTCAGCGCGGACGGCGAGGTCGAGTACTACGTCCCCGCCGGCACCTGGACGCACCTGCTGACCGGCGAGCGCGTCGAGGGGCCGGGCTGGCGGCGCGAGACGCACGGTTTCGACACGCTCCCGCTGCTGGCGAGGCCCGGCTCGGTCGTGCCGTTCGGCGCCTTCGAGGAAGGCCCGGAGTACGACTGGGCCGACGGCGTCACCCTGCGGGTGCACGCCCCGGCCGACGGCGGCGAGACGATCACCACCGTGCTGGCTCCTGACGGCACGGCGGCCGCCGTCTTCCGGGTAAGCCGTACGGGTGACACGGTCACGGTCGAGGCCCGGGGCGAGCGCCCGCCGGCCACGCCGTGGAACGTACTGCTCGTCGGCGCGGACGACACGGACGGGGCCGAGGGCGCCACGTCGGCCGAGCGCACCGGGCTGGGCGTGCTCCTGACGTGCGCCGCGGGAACCGGACGGGTGACGGCGCGCTGGTCGTGA
- a CDS encoding NUDIX domain-containing protein yields the protein MPIPEFLRELRALVGHRQLLLPGVTAVVLDDDDRVLLNRRADNGRWSLIGGIAEPGEQPAETAVREVLEETGVRAVVERVVLVQTIDPVLYPNGDRCQYVDITFLCRAVGGRARVADDESLEVGWFEVDGLPDLGNHGRLRLKHALSDGPTWFEPAGPPQE from the coding sequence GTGCCGATTCCCGAATTCCTCCGCGAGCTGCGGGCCCTCGTCGGCCACCGGCAGCTGCTCCTGCCCGGTGTCACGGCGGTCGTCCTCGACGACGACGACCGCGTCCTGCTGAACCGGCGGGCGGACAACGGACGCTGGTCCCTCATCGGCGGCATCGCCGAACCCGGCGAGCAACCCGCCGAGACCGCCGTCCGCGAGGTGCTGGAGGAGACCGGCGTGCGCGCGGTCGTGGAGCGCGTCGTCCTCGTCCAGACGATCGACCCGGTCCTCTACCCGAACGGGGACCGCTGCCAGTACGTGGACATCACCTTCCTCTGCCGGGCCGTCGGCGGGCGGGCCCGGGTCGCGGACGACGAGTCGCTGGAGGTCGGCTGGTTCGAGGTGGACGGTCTGCCCGACCTCGGCAACCACGGGCGGCTGCGCCTCAAGCACGCGCTGTCCGACGGCCCTACCTGGTTCGAGCCCGCGGGGCCGCCGCAGGAGTGA
- a CDS encoding O-antigen ligase family protein: protein MDTRTGGTRSGVGGAGDGPAERPRSGWTDAVGALVLAGCAVWSLVAAAGRPARPEGVLLAVLAVTAGYAAGRVGGALRPVAVPAVAALTAVVLVVALPGRLSGGPDTPPLGYANADAALMVLATGAACCAAWAARTRPLRLGLRLLGATAAGFALAVGSVTGFAACLGVVLCSLAADRTRRAVGLAGLALALVVAVGGTCAVAVDALPPGLSASLSGQLTPARVRLWHDALETARDHPVRGIGPGRFAEAGAGPAPSAPGGGTPQSAPLQLAAEQGLPGVALLAASYVWLLWALQRSPRPTPVVLTAAAALTGLAMQSAVDHVLSYPVVTAAAGLLAGLATSRPLGGTPDPGGT from the coding sequence ATGGACACGCGAACCGGCGGCACGCGGTCAGGCGTCGGGGGCGCCGGCGACGGCCCGGCGGAACGCCCGCGCTCCGGATGGACGGACGCGGTCGGCGCGTTGGTCCTCGCCGGCTGCGCGGTGTGGTCGCTGGTCGCCGCGGCGGGCCGCCCGGCCCGTCCGGAAGGCGTGCTCCTGGCCGTCCTGGCGGTCACCGCCGGATACGCCGCAGGCCGCGTCGGCGGCGCCCTGCGTCCGGTGGCCGTCCCCGCCGTGGCGGCGCTCACCGCGGTCGTCCTGGTGGTTGCCCTCCCCGGTCGCCTGTCCGGCGGCCCGGACACCCCACCGCTCGGGTACGCGAACGCCGACGCCGCGCTGATGGTGCTCGCCACCGGCGCCGCCTGTTGCGCCGCCTGGGCCGCGCGGACCCGACCGCTCCGGCTGGGCCTGCGCCTGCTCGGCGCCACGGCGGCCGGGTTCGCGCTGGCCGTCGGCTCCGTCACGGGGTTCGCGGCGTGCCTCGGGGTGGTCCTGTGCTCGCTGGCCGCCGACCGCACGCGCCGCGCGGTCGGTCTCGCGGGCCTGGCCCTGGCCCTCGTCGTGGCGGTCGGCGGCACCTGCGCGGTCGCCGTCGACGCCCTGCCGCCGGGGCTGTCGGCCTCGCTGTCAGGGCAGCTCACCCCGGCCCGGGTCCGGCTGTGGCACGACGCCCTGGAGACCGCCCGGGACCATCCCGTACGCGGGATCGGCCCGGGCCGCTTCGCCGAGGCGGGCGCCGGACCGGCTCCCTCGGCGCCCGGCGGGGGCACGCCGCAGTCGGCGCCCCTGCAACTGGCGGCCGAGCAGGGACTGCCCGGCGTCGCCCTCCTCGCCGCCTCGTACGTCTGGCTGCTCTGGGCCCTCCAGCGCTCCCCGCGCCCGACCCCCGTCGTCCTGACCGCCGCGGCCGCCCTGACCGGCCTCGCCATGCAGTCCGCCGTCGACCACGTCCTCAGCTACCCCGTCGTCACCGCCGCCGCCGGCCTCCTCGCCGGCCTCGCCACCTCCCGCCCCCTCGGCGGAACCCCGGACCCCGGCGGCACATGA
- a CDS encoding MOSC domain-containing protein — protein sequence MTTPTPTPRLSSLHVHPVKSLGGQRLSEAMVEPWGLAGDRRWMLADAAGRCVTQREQPRLALARAESSPGGGLLLTAPGMPLLDIDAPGPSTTVPVHIWGDKVEAVPAGDAAAAWFSTYLGAEVTLVHLDDPARRRPIDPDYARPGETVSFADGFPLLVTTEASLAALNALIAAGDHPGEGPLPMDRFRPNAVIAGTDPWAEDTWTRIRIGEVEFRVVKPCGRCVVTTTDQRTAARGREPLRTLARHRRFGGRLVFGQNLVPVRPGTLRVGDALSSRE from the coding sequence ATGACGACTCCGACGCCGACACCACGCCTCAGCTCACTGCACGTCCACCCCGTCAAGTCGCTCGGTGGACAGCGGTTGTCCGAGGCAATGGTGGAGCCGTGGGGGCTCGCCGGAGACCGCCGGTGGATGCTCGCCGATGCTGCGGGACGATGCGTCACGCAGCGGGAGCAGCCCCGGCTGGCCCTGGCACGCGCGGAGTCGTCCCCCGGTGGTGGGCTGCTGCTCACCGCCCCGGGGATGCCGTTGCTGGACATCGACGCACCGGGACCGTCCACGACGGTCCCGGTGCACATATGGGGCGACAAGGTGGAGGCCGTGCCCGCGGGAGACGCGGCCGCCGCCTGGTTCAGCACGTACCTGGGCGCGGAGGTCACCCTCGTCCACCTCGACGACCCGGCTCGCCGCCGCCCGATCGACCCGGACTACGCGCGCCCCGGTGAGACCGTCAGCTTCGCCGACGGCTTCCCGCTGCTCGTGACGACCGAGGCCTCGCTGGCCGCCCTCAACGCGCTGATCGCCGCGGGCGACCACCCCGGCGAAGGCCCCCTTCCGATGGACCGCTTCCGTCCCAACGCCGTCATCGCGGGGACCGATCCCTGGGCCGAGGACACCTGGACCCGGATCCGCATCGGGGAAGTCGAATTCCGCGTCGTGAAGCCCTGTGGGCGTTGCGTGGTGACGACGACGGACCAGCGCACCGCGGCCCGCGGCCGGGAACCCCTGCGCACCCTCGCGCGCCACCGCAGATTCGGGGGCAGACTGGTTTTCGGACAGAATCTCGTGCCCGTACGACCCGGAACACTCCGGGTGGGAGACGCGTTGTCGAGTAGGGAGTGA
- a CDS encoding LacI family transcriptional regulator: protein MTTIKDVAERAGVAPSTVSYVLSGSRKISEDTRRTVQQAIDELGYHPRASARTLRSARTNVLALAFPRVAGGYRAVDGQFAIYISDAARAHGYDVLLMTAREGVPGLRRIARGGQADAAILMAVEMEDPRIAAMLELGFPTALLGRSADDAALPWTDLDWEAAAALAVHEVAAAGHRDIAYLATTEREIQARRGYAIRGVAGARRAAPETGADVRVHQSTGDMARLARRIGTLLHGERPPTALVVQHVAALPHILAAVAAEGLRVPEDLAVVAVGNLPDDVGGQDLPRIELPVPEMSAEVTRLAVEAIAAHAQGTSPTPPGHRLIPPVLVPGPLIAPPRPRTAGA from the coding sequence ATGACCACGATCAAGGACGTCGCCGAGCGCGCCGGGGTCGCGCCGAGCACCGTGTCGTACGTTCTGAGCGGCTCGCGCAAGATCTCCGAGGACACCCGCCGCACCGTGCAGCAGGCGATCGACGAGCTCGGCTACCACCCGCGCGCGAGCGCCCGCACGCTGCGCAGCGCGCGCACCAACGTGCTGGCGCTGGCCTTCCCCCGCGTGGCGGGCGGCTACCGGGCGGTCGACGGGCAATTCGCCATCTACATCAGCGACGCGGCCCGCGCCCATGGCTACGACGTCCTGCTCATGACCGCGCGGGAAGGCGTGCCGGGGCTGCGCCGCATCGCGCGCGGCGGTCAGGCGGACGCCGCGATCCTGATGGCCGTGGAGATGGAGGATCCGCGCATCGCGGCCATGCTCGAACTCGGCTTCCCCACGGCGCTGCTGGGGCGGTCCGCCGACGACGCCGCGCTGCCGTGGACCGATCTGGACTGGGAGGCGGCCGCCGCCCTCGCAGTCCACGAGGTCGCCGCCGCCGGCCACCGGGACATCGCGTACCTGGCCACCACCGAGCGCGAGATCCAGGCTCGACGCGGCTACGCGATCCGGGGCGTGGCCGGTGCCCGCCGCGCGGCGCCGGAGACCGGGGCCGACGTGCGCGTGCACCAGTCGACCGGGGACATGGCGCGGCTCGCGCGGCGCATCGGCACCCTGCTGCACGGCGAGCGCCCGCCGACCGCCCTGGTGGTGCAGCACGTGGCGGCGCTCCCGCACATCCTCGCCGCCGTGGCGGCGGAGGGGCTACGGGTGCCCGAGGACCTGGCGGTCGTGGCGGTCGGCAACCTCCCCGACGACGTGGGCGGTCAGGACCTGCCGCGCATCGAACTGCCCGTCCCCGAGATGTCCGCCGAGGTGACACGGCTCGCCGTGGAGGCCATCGCCGCCCACGCGCAGGGCACGTCCCCCACGCCGCCGGGGCACCGGCTGATCCCCCCGGTGCTCGTGCCGGGCCCGCTGATCGCCCCGCCCCGCCCGCGCACGGCCGGCGCCTGA
- a CDS encoding glycosyltransferase produces the protein MTHAGGRRRQTAGVTWLTWVTMVSLLSWVWLLLAQGSFWRTDVRLPAVAAEPREWPDVAVVVPARDEAEVLPRSLPSVLAQRYPGRAEVVLVDDGSSDGTGELARALARRVDGLPLRVVAPGPVPEGWTGKLWAVRHGIDVATASGGPEFLLLTDADIAHGPESLRHLVAAAQAGDLDMVSQMARLRVATTWERLIVPAFVYFFAQLYPFRRVNRPRARTAAAAGGCVLIRRTAVERAGVPDTIRHAVIDDVALARAVKRTGGRIWLGLAEEVDSVRPYPGLAELWRMVSRSAYAQLRHSAVLLAGTVLGLLLVYVLPPLATIGGAVTGDRPLCAAGAAAWALMCGTYLPMLRYYRLPPWPALLLPFTAVLYLLMTVDSAVQHGRGRGAAWKGRTYARPRPDDASA, from the coding sequence ATGACGCACGCGGGAGGGCGACGGCGGCAGACTGCGGGGGTGACGTGGCTGACGTGGGTGACCATGGTGTCGTTGCTGTCGTGGGTGTGGCTGCTGCTGGCGCAGGGGTCGTTCTGGCGGACGGACGTGCGGCTGCCCGCCGTCGCGGCGGAGCCCCGGGAGTGGCCGGACGTGGCGGTGGTCGTCCCGGCGCGGGACGAGGCGGAGGTGCTGCCGCGGAGCCTGCCGAGCGTCCTGGCGCAGCGCTACCCGGGACGCGCCGAGGTGGTCCTGGTGGACGACGGCAGCAGCGACGGCACCGGGGAACTGGCCCGTGCGCTGGCGCGCCGGGTGGACGGGCTGCCGCTGCGCGTGGTCGCGCCGGGGCCCGTCCCGGAGGGCTGGACGGGGAAGCTGTGGGCGGTGCGGCACGGCATCGATGTGGCCACCGCGTCCGGCGGCCCGGAGTTCCTGCTGCTGACGGACGCCGACATCGCGCACGGCCCCGAATCGCTGCGCCACCTGGTGGCCGCGGCGCAGGCAGGCGACCTGGACATGGTGTCGCAGATGGCCCGGCTGCGGGTCGCCACGACGTGGGAGCGGCTGATCGTCCCCGCCTTCGTCTACTTCTTCGCGCAGCTGTACCCGTTCCGCCGGGTTAACCGGCCGCGTGCCAGGACCGCCGCGGCCGCCGGCGGATGCGTGCTGATCCGCCGCACGGCGGTGGAGCGGGCGGGCGTGCCCGACACGATCCGGCACGCGGTGATCGACGACGTGGCGCTGGCCCGAGCCGTCAAGCGGACCGGCGGGCGGATCTGGCTGGGCCTGGCCGAGGAGGTCGACAGCGTCCGCCCCTACCCCGGCCTCGCCGAGCTGTGGCGGATGGTCTCGCGCAGCGCGTACGCGCAGCTGCGGCACAGCGCGGTCCTCCTCGCGGGCACGGTGCTCGGCCTGCTGCTGGTGTACGTGCTCCCGCCGCTCGCCACGATCGGCGGGGCGGTCACCGGTGACCGCCCGCTGTGCGCGGCGGGCGCGGCGGCGTGGGCCCTGATGTGCGGCACCTACCTACCGATGCTCCGCTACTACCGGCTGCCGCCGTGGCCGGCGCTGCTGCTGCCGTTCACGGCCGTCCTCTACCTGCTGATGACGGTCGACTCGGCGGTGCAGCACGGCCGGGGCCGTGGGGCCGCGTGGAAGGGCCGCACCTACGCGCGGCCGCGGCCCGACGACGCCTCGGCGTAG
- a CDS encoding GH1 family beta-glucosidase has protein sequence MPTDFPVFPPGFRFGAATAAYQIEGAHDEDGRGPSIWDTFSHTPGRTAEGATGDVACDHYHRHAEDVRLLSDLGVDSYRFSVAWPRVVPQGRGAVNGKGLDFYDRLTDDLLAAGISPAVTLYHWDLPQALEDEGGWRNRATAEAFAAYTAAVAERLGDRVERWITLNEPYCSAFVGYAEGRHAPGAQEGTGALAAAHHLLLAHGLAVRALREAGAREVGITLNLDRIEAASGSAADQAALRRAVTLHNDTWTEPLFSGRYPTGEAETWGALADGSYRREGDLEVIAAPLDFVGLNFYRPLTVTDAPHRESDPARRTAVDIGVRETDPYGTRHTTMGWPVVPESFTALLLELKERYPSLPPAFITENGSAEADVLSPDGRVDDADRVTYLRDHLHALVAAMDAGVDVRGYYVWSLLDNFEWARGYGQRFGIVHIDYDNGAKRTPKASYGWYRDLIGAHRAGRQERS, from the coding sequence ATGCCCACCGATTTCCCGGTCTTCCCGCCCGGTTTCCGTTTCGGCGCCGCCACCGCCGCGTACCAGATCGAGGGTGCCCACGACGAGGACGGCCGCGGGCCGTCCATCTGGGACACCTTCAGCCACACCCCGGGCCGCACCGCCGAGGGCGCCACCGGTGACGTGGCCTGCGACCACTACCACCGGCACGCCGAGGACGTACGCCTCCTCTCCGACCTGGGCGTCGACTCCTACCGCTTCTCCGTCGCATGGCCGCGCGTCGTCCCGCAGGGCCGCGGCGCGGTCAACGGCAAGGGCCTGGACTTCTACGACCGCCTCACCGACGACCTGCTCGCCGCCGGCATCTCCCCCGCCGTGACCCTCTACCACTGGGACCTCCCGCAGGCCCTGGAGGACGAGGGCGGCTGGCGCAACCGCGCGACGGCCGAAGCCTTCGCCGCGTACACGGCCGCCGTCGCCGAGCGGCTCGGGGACCGCGTCGAGCGCTGGATCACCCTCAACGAGCCCTACTGCTCGGCCTTCGTCGGCTACGCCGAGGGCCGGCACGCCCCCGGCGCGCAGGAGGGCACCGGCGCGCTGGCCGCCGCCCACCACCTGCTGCTCGCGCACGGCCTGGCCGTGCGCGCCCTGCGCGAGGCGGGCGCCCGCGAGGTCGGCATCACCCTCAACCTCGACCGCATCGAGGCGGCGAGCGGCTCCGCCGCGGACCAGGCCGCGCTGCGCCGGGCCGTGACGCTGCACAACGACACGTGGACCGAGCCGCTGTTCTCGGGCCGCTACCCCACCGGCGAGGCCGAGACCTGGGGCGCGCTCGCCGACGGCTCGTACCGCCGCGAGGGCGACCTCGAGGTCATCGCAGCCCCGCTGGACTTCGTGGGCCTCAACTTCTACCGCCCCCTCACCGTCACCGACGCCCCGCACCGCGAGTCCGACCCGGCCCGCCGTACCGCCGTCGACATCGGTGTGCGGGAGACCGACCCGTACGGGACGCGGCACACCACCATGGGCTGGCCCGTCGTGCCCGAGTCCTTCACGGCGCTGCTGCTGGAGCTCAAGGAGCGCTACCCGTCGCTGCCGCCCGCCTTCATCACGGAGAACGGCTCGGCGGAGGCCGACGTCCTCTCCCCCGACGGCCGTGTCGACGACGCCGACCGCGTGACCTACCTCCGCGACCACCTCCACGCGCTCGTCGCCGCGATGGACGCGGGTGTGGACGTGCGCGGCTACTACGTCTGGTCGCTGCTGGACAACTTCGAGTGGGCCCGGGGCTACGGCCAGCGCTTCGGCATCGTGCACATCGACTACGACAACGGCGCCAAGCGCACGCCCAAGGCCAGTTACGGCTGGTACCGGGACCTGATCGGCGCCCACCGGGCGGGACGGCAGGAGCGGTCGTGA
- a CDS encoding aspartate/glutamate racemase family protein: MKIALMDSGIGLLAAAAAIRRLRPDADLVLSSDPDGMPWGPRTPEDVTAHALACALAAAEHRPQALIVACNTASVHALPALRAALEPGIPVVGTVPAIKPAAAGARKVAIWATPATTGSPYQRGLIEEFGNGAEITEVPCPGLADAVDRADEAATATAIAAAAALTPSDVEAVVLGCTHYELVADRIRAALAGPARLYGSADAVAAQTLRRIGAGPRPDAASTGSLAVILSGRAGAVTPEALAYAEGRSLDAGVTPAAAEAR; encoded by the coding sequence GTGAAGATCGCGCTGATGGACTCCGGTATCGGCCTGCTCGCCGCGGCCGCGGCCATCCGCCGGCTGCGGCCCGACGCGGACCTCGTGCTCTCCAGCGACCCCGACGGCATGCCCTGGGGTCCGCGCACCCCCGAGGACGTCACCGCGCACGCCCTGGCCTGCGCCCTCGCCGCCGCCGAGCACCGCCCGCAAGCGCTGATCGTGGCCTGCAACACCGCCTCGGTGCACGCCCTGCCCGCGCTGCGCGCGGCGCTCGAACCCGGCATCCCGGTCGTCGGCACCGTCCCGGCGATCAAGCCCGCCGCGGCCGGGGCCCGCAAGGTCGCGATCTGGGCGACCCCGGCGACCACCGGGAGCCCCTACCAGCGCGGGCTGATCGAGGAATTCGGCAACGGCGCGGAGATCACCGAGGTGCCGTGTCCCGGCCTCGCCGACGCCGTCGATCGGGCCGACGAGGCCGCGACCGCCACCGCCATCGCCGCCGCGGCCGCGCTCACCCCCTCCGACGTGGAGGCGGTCGTCCTCGGCTGCACCCACTACGAGCTGGTCGCCGACCGCATCCGGGCCGCCCTGGCCGGTCCCGCCCGGCTGTACGGCTCGGCGGACGCCGTCGCCGCCCAGACACTGCGGCGGATCGGCGCCGGGCCGCGCCCGGACGCGGCGTCCACCGGCAGCCTCGCGGTGATCCTCAGCGGACGGGCGGGCGCCGTCACGCCCGAGGCGCTGGCCTACGCCGAGGGCCGCTCCCTCGACGCCGGAGTGACCCCCGCCGCGGCCGAGGCGCGCTGA
- a CDS encoding glycosyltransferase: MPQWAMRVAMLFGQNRPARPEEWHKAAATVADVVDVVAVRELTLPAVRGLPYAGRDPERPHHYQVAVPHGGAVARRVTAGRVEGVLRHEAAECGRFDLIHGHVPGSEELLPRLARTAGLPYVLSEDDPSLFGHPTRPLPGLPARRSRARIYREAAAVLAVSDALLLRLGELRLPGRHRLVPHPVGPEALPPVPARTRISQDPVRVAAAGRFEAHEGWEVLVRAFATARVKDPRLRLDVIAEGSAELPGDVRELIRKCGVAHFVTVRRARGRAEALHTVAHADLFLVASHVESFCVRALDALCCGTPVVGTRTGALPELVGHDGGVLVPPGDAPALGRALVEAAARLSARRPAVLADRTRRRYGTAAVGARLAVVYAEASSGRGRA; the protein is encoded by the coding sequence ATGCCACAGTGGGCCATGCGCGTCGCCATGCTTTTCGGGCAGAACCGGCCGGCGCGGCCGGAGGAATGGCACAAGGCCGCTGCGACCGTCGCCGACGTGGTCGACGTGGTGGCCGTCCGCGAGTTGACCCTGCCCGCCGTCCGCGGGCTCCCCTACGCCGGCCGCGACCCCGAGCGGCCGCACCATTACCAGGTCGCCGTCCCCCACGGCGGCGCCGTGGCGCGCCGGGTCACCGCGGGCCGCGTCGAGGGCGTGCTGCGCCACGAAGCGGCCGAGTGCGGCCGGTTCGACCTCATCCACGGCCATGTGCCCGGCTCCGAGGAACTGCTGCCCCGGCTCGCACGGACCGCGGGGCTGCCCTACGTGCTGAGCGAGGACGACCCGTCCCTGTTCGGCCACCCCACGCGCCCGCTCCCCGGTCTTCCCGCGCGGCGGTCCCGCGCGCGGATCTACCGCGAGGCCGCCGCCGTCCTCGCGGTCAGCGACGCACTGCTGCTGCGGCTCGGGGAGCTCCGCCTCCCGGGCCGGCACCGCCTCGTCCCGCACCCGGTCGGCCCCGAGGCGCTGCCGCCGGTGCCCGCCCGCACCCGGATCAGCCAGGACCCGGTGCGGGTGGCGGCCGCGGGGCGCTTCGAGGCGCACGAGGGCTGGGAGGTGCTGGTGCGCGCCTTCGCCACCGCCCGGGTCAAGGACCCACGGCTGCGGCTGGACGTCATCGCCGAAGGGTCCGCCGAACTCCCCGGCGACGTCCGCGAGCTGATACGCAAGTGCGGAGTGGCCCACTTCGTCACGGTGCGCCGGGCCCGCGGCCGCGCCGAGGCGCTGCACACCGTCGCGCACGCCGACCTCTTCCTCGTGGCGAGTCACGTGGAGAGCTTCTGCGTGCGCGCCCTGGACGCGCTCTGCTGCGGCACCCCCGTCGTCGGCACCCGCACCGGAGCGCTCCCCGAACTCGTCGGGCACGACGGTGGGGTGCTCGTCCCACCCGGTGACGCCCCCGCACTCGGCCGGGCGCTGGTGGAGGCCGCCGCCCGGCTGTCCGCGCGCCGTCCCGCGGTCCTCGCCGACCGCACCCGGCGCCGCTACGGCACGGCAGCCGTCGGCGCCCGGCTCGCCGTCGTCTACGCCGAGGCGTCGTCGGGCCGCGGCCGCGCGTAG